Proteins from one Nitrospira sp. genomic window:
- a CDS encoding sigma 54-interacting transcriptional regulator, whose product MKSSWVTSLVIGLTVATVLAALTLVAPNLIESWESKTFDLRAQWHRATPDSGRLLLIGRDAESDARFGVGIWDRAVFATMISGLHRAGAQVVALDFHFGEMTPEVRGGSSSDRALIEAATRAGNVLFPLPEFLVDHAGVASTRTIPLRNELARFVPTFEPGVLERLPRGEHIVGPLPGLLRAARGVGHIGAMSDADGVYRRIPSFVNADGQAIPSMGVALAAAYLRVSAEQITLSQGHSLTFQGATFPDGHTRNISIPVDEQGDILVKYAGRWEEGPFPYLPLVDVWDAIQEGREEELREQVAGKAVLILHAALGSDKRQTPLELKAPGGFILANLFNTVVNEDALRSSPAWLKWGLVLVTGVWASWCLLGLSLAMGFVAVMATGVAYVVAAVGGFVFGGIVMPIVVPLMALVGASGLTLGWTRWASAERIRELEDERLSLHRELAGRQERLVERETRVERLEEDLEQARAEALSGGTQTAQLRDVLESLQRDLKVAQSKATESRQAVRQLESRLESIQAAELHRSPVAQGELQTLAEECAQFGILTRDPTMLRCWKDLKKAAGTSTPILILGEAGTGKELFAQAVHRLSARSARPFVPVNMAAVPPDLFESQLFGHLRGSFTGAVHDHQGHFIQADKGTIFLDEIGDLRPDLQAKLLRVLQEGVVTRLGDRNAVAVDVRVVAATNRDLLRGIAEGWFREDLYYRLHGIELQLPPLRERHDDIAELAMAFVEEATAKSGRSRMVLSQGAMERLEGWPWKGNVRELKRCLENVVILAEGHTILEQDLRLTGTALLSPRDTTEVPSALPSEADGDPRKSDQALLRVLRDHSFDLQATGTTLGWDRSTVMQRLKGMCFQAMVETKGDQRAAASTLAGQPGLTRLVEVKLKEYVEHLKKVVATYASAEAALVGCRKRFKNLPERYQEALATLIRLQSDERE is encoded by the coding sequence ATGAAAAGTTCTTGGGTGACCAGTCTTGTCATCGGGCTCACGGTTGCGACCGTTCTTGCTGCGCTCACATTGGTCGCCCCCAACCTCATTGAATCCTGGGAATCCAAGACCTTCGACCTTCGCGCGCAGTGGCATCGGGCTACGCCCGACAGCGGGCGCCTTCTCCTCATCGGCCGTGATGCCGAGAGTGATGCTCGATTCGGTGTGGGGATTTGGGATCGTGCGGTGTTTGCCACTATGATTTCCGGGTTGCATCGTGCTGGTGCTCAGGTCGTGGCCTTGGATTTTCATTTTGGTGAAATGACACCGGAAGTGCGTGGCGGTTCGAGTAGCGATCGTGCGTTGATTGAGGCTGCAACGCGGGCCGGTAACGTCTTATTCCCACTCCCAGAGTTTCTGGTGGATCATGCTGGAGTGGCCTCGACGCGAACCATCCCACTTCGAAATGAGTTGGCGCGATTCGTTCCGACGTTTGAACCTGGAGTTCTTGAGAGACTCCCCCGCGGTGAACACATAGTCGGTCCCCTGCCGGGTCTCCTTCGTGCTGCCCGCGGCGTGGGCCACATCGGGGCAATGTCAGATGCCGATGGCGTCTACCGACGTATTCCGTCGTTTGTGAATGCCGATGGGCAAGCGATTCCCTCGATGGGAGTGGCGCTGGCGGCTGCCTATCTCCGGGTGTCGGCGGAGCAGATCACGTTGAGCCAGGGTCATTCGCTGACGTTTCAAGGCGCAACATTTCCTGACGGCCACACACGCAACATCTCCATTCCTGTGGATGAACAGGGCGACATCTTAGTCAAGTATGCGGGGCGCTGGGAGGAAGGGCCGTTTCCCTATCTACCGTTGGTGGATGTATGGGATGCCATTCAAGAAGGCCGTGAGGAGGAACTTCGCGAACAGGTTGCCGGCAAAGCCGTGTTGATCCTACACGCGGCGTTGGGTTCGGACAAGCGGCAAACGCCACTCGAATTAAAGGCACCAGGCGGGTTCATTCTCGCCAACCTATTTAATACGGTCGTCAATGAGGACGCCCTGAGGAGCAGTCCTGCCTGGCTGAAGTGGGGGCTCGTGTTGGTGACCGGTGTGTGGGCCTCATGGTGCCTGCTTGGACTTTCGCTCGCGATGGGGTTCGTCGCCGTGATGGCAACCGGCGTTGCCTATGTGGTTGCCGCGGTCGGCGGATTTGTCTTTGGCGGAATTGTGATGCCGATTGTCGTCCCCCTGATGGCACTTGTCGGGGCTTCCGGCCTGACGCTCGGCTGGACCAGGTGGGCGAGTGCCGAGCGAATTCGGGAACTCGAGGATGAGCGCCTCTCGCTCCACCGTGAATTGGCAGGAAGGCAAGAACGGTTGGTGGAGCGTGAGACAAGAGTCGAGCGATTGGAAGAGGACCTTGAGCAGGCGCGGGCGGAGGCGTTGTCGGGAGGAACCCAAACGGCGCAACTGCGCGACGTATTGGAGTCCCTGCAGCGAGATTTGAAGGTGGCTCAAAGCAAGGCGACAGAATCCCGGCAAGCGGTGAGGCAACTAGAATCGCGTTTAGAAAGTATTCAAGCGGCCGAGTTGCATCGCTCGCCTGTCGCGCAGGGAGAACTGCAGACATTGGCGGAGGAATGCGCCCAATTCGGTATCCTCACCAGAGATCCGACCATGCTGCGTTGTTGGAAGGATCTGAAAAAAGCGGCAGGTACCTCGACTCCGATTCTGATACTCGGCGAAGCCGGTACAGGCAAGGAATTATTTGCTCAGGCCGTCCATCGGCTTAGCGCGCGGTCTGCACGCCCGTTTGTGCCGGTGAACATGGCGGCTGTGCCTCCGGACCTCTTCGAGAGCCAGCTTTTCGGCCACCTCCGAGGTTCATTCACGGGAGCAGTGCACGATCACCAGGGACATTTTATCCAAGCCGACAAGGGGACTATTTTTCTTGATGAGATCGGCGATCTTCGTCCCGACCTACAGGCGAAATTACTGCGAGTCTTGCAGGAAGGGGTTGTCACCCGTCTTGGAGATCGGAACGCTGTCGCGGTCGATGTGCGAGTTGTGGCCGCGACGAATCGGGACCTTCTAAGGGGCATTGCGGAAGGGTGGTTTCGGGAAGATCTGTATTATCGGTTACATGGTATCGAACTGCAGTTGCCGCCGCTGCGGGAAAGGCACGACGATATTGCAGAACTTGCGATGGCGTTTGTTGAGGAGGCTACCGCGAAGAGCGGACGCAGCAGGATGGTCCTTTCACAAGGGGCGATGGAGCGCCTCGAGGGCTGGCCTTGGAAGGGCAACGTACGGGAACTTAAACGGTGTCTTGAAAACGTCGTGATACTGGCAGAGGGCCACACGATCTTGGAGCAGGACTTGCGATTGACCGGAACGGCGCTTCTCTCTCCACGCGATACGACTGAGGTTCCTTCGGCTCTACCGTCAGAAGCGGATGGAGACCCGAGGAAAAGCGATCAGGCGTTATTGCGGGTGCTGCGCGACCATAGCTTCGACTTACAGGCGACCGGCACCACGTTAGGATGGGATCGCAGTACGGTGATGCAACGGTTGAAGGGCATGTGTTTCCAGGCGATGGTTGAAACGAAAGGCGACCAGCGGGCGGCAGCATCGACCTTGGCTGGTCAGCCAGGGCTCACCAGGCTGGTAGAGGTCAAGCTCAAGGAATATGTTGAGCATCTGAAGAAGGTCGTCGCCACCTATGCCTCCGCCGAGGCCGCATTGGTCGGGTGTCGGAAACGGTTTAAGAACCTGCCGGAACGCTACCAAGAAGCGCTGGCAACTCTTATCCGTCTTCAGTCCGATGAGCGAGAGTAG